The genome window AGAAGCGATCAGCGCCCAGAAAGTTTCTTTCACTTATCCAACTGCTTCAAGCCCGGCTCTAGAAGATATTTCCTTTGATCTGGATCATGGACAGATGTTGGGAATTATCGGTGGTACAGGATCTGGGAAATCCACCCTGGTTCAGTTATTGAGTCATTTGTATGCCGTGAGTCATGGGAAATTAGCCCTCTATCACCAAGGTCACTCTCCTAAAACTCTCAAGGAGTGGCGGGAGTGGGTAGCTGTTGTCCCACAGAAGGCAGAGCTCTTTAGAGGGACTATCCGCTCGAATCTCTTACTAGGGATGGAAGAAAATCTATCGGATGAAGATTTGTGGTGGGCCTTAGAAACTGCTCAGGCGGCTGATTTTGTCCGTGAAAAAGAAGGACAACTCGATGAGCCAGTGGAAGCCTTTGGTCGAAATTTCTCAGGTGGTCAACGCCAGCGGTTGACCATTGCGCGTGCCCTTTTGAAGAAGGCTCCTTTCTTGATTTTGGATGATTCGACCTCCGCCTTGGATTATTTGACGGAAGCTCGTCTCTTAAAATCGATTAAAGAAGAATTGAGTGATACGAGTTTGATCCTAGTATCACAACGAACCAATAGTCTCAAGTCTGCTGATCAGATTTTGGTCTTGAACAAGGGACATCAAGTAGGACTGGGAAATCATGATTTCCTTTTGTCTACCAATGAGATTTATCAAGAAATTCATTATTCACAACACGGGAGGGAGGAAGCATGAGTCAAAAACGTTTCAGTTATTTAAAACGTCTGTTTAGAGATTTTGCTCACCATCCCGGGCTCCTGATCCTAGCTAGTCTTGGAACCATCGCTCAAGTGGCCTTAACGGTTTGGTTACCGATCCTGATCGGACATGCGGTTGATTTAGTCATCAATCCTCAAGGGATGACAGTCTTATGGCCTGTTTTGATCCAAATGGTTCTGGTCATTGTGGTCAATACCTTGATCCAATGGATCAATCCTCTTGTCTACAATCAATTGGTCTATCGGTTTAGCCAAAGCCTGAGAGCAGAAGTGATGGAAAAAGTACACCGATTGCCCTTGTCTTATCTAGATAAACAAGGGAGCGGGGACTTTGTCAGTCGTCTCACGACCGATGTAGAGCAACTCAATAGCGGTCTTCTGATGGTCTTTAACCAGTTCTTTGTTGGCCTCTTAACCATTCTTGTCACCATCGTGACCATGGCAGATTTGGATTTCTTTATGATGGTGGCGGTTCTGGTCTTGACCCCTTTATCCCTGGTGATTGCTCGTTTTATTGCCAAGCGTTCTTATACGCTTTTCCAAAAGCAGACCAAGGCGCGTGGTCTTCAAACTCAGTTGATCGAAGAGTCTTTGACCCAGGAAAGTTTGATCCAGTCATTTAACGCTCAGGATCAATTCCGTACGGCTTTTAAGGGGACGAATGAAAGCTATGCCAATTATTCCCAATCCGCTGTCTTTTATTCCTCAACTGTCAACCCTGCCACTCGCTTTGTGAATGCCTTGATTTATGCAGTAGTGGCTGGATTTGGTGCTGTACGCATTATTTCGGGATCTCACTTTACTGTCGGTCAATTGGTGACCTTCCTCAATTATGTCAACCAATACACCAAGCCCTTTAATGATATCTCCTCTGTCTTGTCAGAACTCCAAAGTGCCCTTGCCTGCGCAGAGCGCTTGTACAGCGTCTTGGATCAAACTGAGGTCGAAGAGACAGGCCATCAGATTCTGGAAAGTCAGGATGTCAAAGGTGCGATTGGTTTTGAGCATGTCTCATTTGGCTATGATTTGGGGCGGACCTTGATCAAAGATTTAACCATTCAGGTTCCAGCTGCCAGTAAAGTGGCCATTGTAGGGCCTACAGGAGCAGGAAAGTCGACCTTGATTAATCTGCTCATGCGTTTCTACCCTGTTAATTCTGGCGAGATCACGATTGATGGGGTACCAATTACGGACTACACCCGTGCTTCCTACCGCCAACAGTTTGGTATGGTCCTACAAGAAACCTGGCTCAAGGTTGGGACGATTCATGAAAATATCGCCTTTTCTCGTCCCGATGCAACTAGAGAAGAAGTCATAGAAGCAGCCAAAGCAGCAAATGCAGATTTCTTTATTCGGCAGTTGCCACAAGGGTATGATACTTATCTTTCAGATGCTGGAGAGTCTTTGTCTCAAGGTCAACGCCAACTCTTAACGATTGCGCGTGTTTTCCTTTCAGTTCCTAAGATTTTGATCTTGGATGAGGCTACATCCTCCATCGATACTCGGACTGAGGTCTTGATTCAAGATGCCTTTAATCAGCTCATGAAGGGACGGACCAGCTTCATCATCGCTCACCGCTTATCGACCATTCAAAATGCCGATATGATCCTTGTCATGGTGGATGGCGACATTGTTGAACATGGTACTCATGAAGAGCTAATGCAAGCGCAAGGTGTTTACTACAAAATGCAGACAGCACAGCAACAGATTAGTTAAAATGAAAAGAGAGTGGGACAGAAATCGGTAATTCGTTAGAATTCGATTTCGTCGTCCCACCTCCGCACAGTTGAGTAGGGCTTTAAAAGCTGATGAAATCAGCGTAGTAGAGCCCACTCAACCACTGCGTCTTGCTCGACAATCCAAAAATAATTGAGAGGCTAGGACTTTTGTTCCAGCCTCTTTTTTCGTCTAAAAAAACATCTAGCAAAATTGCTAGATGCTTCAAAAACCACTATTTTTTAAACGTTTAGAACCTTATCCAAGAATTCTTTCAAGCGTGGGTGTTGGGGGTTGTCGAAGATTTGGTCTGGTTTGCCATCTTCGAGGAATTCACCGTCTGCGGTAAAGATGACTCGGTTGGCTACTTGGCGGGCAAATCCCATCTCGTGGGTAACGATGATCATGGTCATGCCTTGCTCTGCCAATTCTTTCATAACGTTCAATACATCTCCAACCATCTCAGGGTCAAGGGCAGAAGTAGGTTCGTCAAAGAGCATAATATCTGGATTCATGGCAAGTCCACGTGCGATAGCCACACGTTGTTTTTGACCACCGGAAAGACTATTTGGATTGGCATCGGCTTTATCTGCAAGTCCAACTTTTTCCAACAATTCCATCCCGACTTTTTGAGCTTCTTCACGGGTCATCAGTTTGTGCTCTACTGGCGCAAACATAATGTTTTCAAGGACGCTCATGTGAGGGAAAAGGTTGAAGTGTTGGAAAACCATCCCGATATTTTCACGGACCAAATCAACATTGGTTTTTGGATCGGTTAGATCATATCCATTTACGGTAATTTGACCTTTTGTCACTTCTTCGAGGAGATTAAGACTACGAAGGAAGGTCGATTTACCAGAACCGGACGGCCCGATAATACAGACCACATCCCCTTCGTAGAATTTTGTTGAGATTCCTTTTAAGACCTCATTTTCACCGTAGTATTTGTGGAGGTCATGGACATCAATTTTTAATTTAGCCATTAGTTAACCTTCTTTTCTAATTTTTTTGCAAATCGTGTTAGCAAGGTGATAATCACGAGGTAGAAGACGGCAAGGATAGCATACATCTTGAAACTTTGGTAGTTTCGAGCAATGATGATCTTACCAGTTTGGAAGAGTTCTACCAATCCGATTGCAGACACAATAGTCGTATCTTTCAGGGCAATGACGAATTGGTTCACAAAGTTTGGAAGCATGAGTTTGGTTGCTTGTGGCAAGATGATCTTGCGCATGGTCTTGCCATAAGAGATTCCAAGGCTTCGGCTGGCTTCCATCTGTCCAATCGGTACAGCTTGGATCCCCCCACGGACAATTTCTGCGATATAAGCAGCAGCATTGAGGGAGAGGGCGATGGTACCTGCAACAAAGTCGTTGATTGGGGATTGATGACCTGTGACCGATTCAATCAAGTTTGGAATTCCCCAGAAGATGAAGGCAGCGAGGATCATGAGTGGGATTCCACGAATGACATCGACGAAGATTTCTGCTGTCCAGCGGAGCCATTTATAAGGGCTAACACTAAACATCCCAAAGATAACACCGATCACCATAGCAATCGCGAAAGAGAGAAGCGCAAGGGCAAGAGTGACACCCAAACCACTTAACAATTGTTTGTAGTTGTTTTGAAGCAAGCCCCAGATCGTTGTTTCATCTGCTGTTGTACTTGAAGTACTTGATTTGCTATCTGATTTAAGGTATTTATCAAGAATCTTTTGGTATTGGCCACTTTTCTTCAAGTTTGCAAGGCCGTTATTGAACATTTCGATCAATTCAGGATTTTCTCCTTTTTTAACGGCAAATGCTAGTTGACCACTTGGAGTTCCTTCGATAGGTGTTTTGAATTTGCGTCCTTGTTTAATGGCGTATTTGATAACAGGTTCGTCATCCATGATCGCTGCAACAGAACCAGAATTCAAACTATCATACATAGAAGCTCCGTCAGAGAACGTTTTGATTTTGTAACCATATTTCTTTTGGTTTTCTTCAAGGAAGTTTTGTGAGGAAGTACCGTTTTTAACACCGACTGTCTTTCCTTTTAGGTCATCATATGAATCAATCTTGCTACTTTCTTGAACGGCTAGAATAGAATTGGCCGTGTAGTATGGTTCAGAAAAATCAAATGTTTCTTTCCGAGCATCTGTTACGGTCATTCCTGCTATCATTCCTTGCGCATGGCCGGATTGGACATCACTTACCGCAGCATCAAATCCAGGATTATCAATCTCGATGGTAAATCCTTGGTCTTTGGCAATAGCCTTGATCAAGTCCATATCGATTCCTGTGTATTTGTTTTTTCCATTTTGGAAGACAAATGGTGCAAAAGATGAGTCACTTGAAATGCTATATTTTGATTTTTTAGGAGTTGCTTTTTGACCGGCAGGAGTAGTGGTTTCTGGAATGGCACTGTTACTTGATGATTGGCTTTCACCAGTCCATTTCTTTATGATCTTATCAAGTGTTCCATCAGCTTTAATTTGAGCGAGGGCCTTGTTAAATTCAGTGATCAATTTTTCATGATTTCCACCTTTTTTAACACCAAAGGCAAAGCCACCGACTGCTTCCCCGTCCATATTGATAGCTAGGTCCTGACCCTTTTGGATGGCGTATTGAATAACAGGTTGGTCGTCCATGACTGCATCCACTGCACCAGCTGTTAAACTGTTATACATGAGATCACCAGTATCAAAAGTCTTGATCTTGTAGCCGTACTTGTCCTTGTTTTTATCGAGGAAGCGTTGGGCTGCAGTTCCGTTTTTAACACCGACTGTCTTCCCTTTTAATTGGCTGTACTTCGTGATTTTGTCAGCTTTCGTAGTCGCGATGACAACTTTTGTATCGTAGTAAGTATCAGACATGGTGAAGACTTTTTCACGTTCTGTTGTTTTGGTCATTCCGGCCATGATGGCATCCGCTTGACCAGCTTGAACTGCATTGACCGCTGCATCAAATCCAGGGAAGGATTTGTCCAAATCCCAGCCGTTGATTTCAGCGACCTTGTCTAAGATCTCTACGTCGATTCCTTTATAGGTTTGATCTGAATCCTTAAATTCAAATGGTGCATACGCTGTATCGAAAACGACCTTGATCGTTTCAGCATGAGCATGACCAGCGAATGCAACGATTGGAAATAAGAAAAGCAAACATGCTAGTAATTTTTTCTTCATTTCTGTCTCCTTTAAATTCTTTTCTCTTAGGGGATTTGACCCATGAGCACATTGACCAAAGGATGGCCTAAAAAAAACAAATCATTCATACCAAAACGAGTATGAATGGTCTTATGTTTTTCTACAAGAGCTATTATATCAGAAAATAGTTTGCTTTGCAAGAAAAATCCGGTTTTCATGTTAGGTTTTCTAACACGAAACGATATTGCAGCTCTAGATTTTCTTTGCTACAATGGAACTATCAGATAAATGGAGGTTGATCATGAAGAAAGTAAAGATGATTCAGGATATAAAAACTAACACCTCATGGCCAGTTCTTATTTCTACACTATTTTATGTATTATTAGCATCTCTCTTTATAGAAGGAGGCCTTTGGATTGGTAGTGAACTTGTGGGACCATTTTCCTTAGTGATAGGTTTTCTGGCGGAGTTCTTTTCACCAGGAAATGGGACAGCAAGTATTCAAGAATTTTTCTACCATTATCTTCTCTATTATGAGCTTTTCAGTTTTGTAATCATACTATTTCTCTTTATTTTTTGGGTGAAGGTCATAGAGAAGAATGCTTTATCAAGTTTAGGCTTTGTAAAAAGAAATTGGCTCAAGTATCTAGTCTGGGGGATTTTGATGTCCCTTGTTCAAATGGGAGTGATTGCGCTTATCTACCAGGTAAGTGGCATTGGGACTTTTGAATTAAATGAGCTCAGTTTAGAACCCATCCTCTTTATTCTAGGCTTATTCCCATTTTGGCTCCTTCAAGGAGGAACGGAAGAAGTGGCCACTCGGGGTTGGCTCCTAACTCGGATTGCAGCCAGAACTAATTTGCCTTTAGCAATCGCGATTTCTAGTAGTCTCTTTGGCATTCTGCATATGGGAAATGCAGGAGTGACCTTCTTATCCGTTCTGAATATCATCCTCGATGGAGTGCTAGCTGGTCTGCTTTTTATCTATACGGATAGTATCTGGCTAGTGGTCGCCCAACACGGCACTTGGAACTATGTACAAGGAAATCTCCTTGGTTTTCAAGTCAGTGGCACAGGCGCAGATGCGTCTATCTTTAGTTTTACCATGGGAGATGGACCTGACTGGTTGACTGGAGGGGCATTTGGAGCAGAAGGATCAATCATCACCACTCTGGTTCTTCTTGTATCCCTAGTGATTGTCTATCGCTTAGGGGAGAGGAAAGAAAAGTTTGCTGACTAACCTCTCTGTAATGTCTGAAAGTCATATAAGAAAAAGACAAACACCAAAAATGACGTTTGTCTGCATTTTGAGCCGAACACATAATGATGAGTTCGGCTTTTTCTATATAATAATGGGAATGGTTAGTATCACTTGTGCACCATTATGAATATTTTCTAAATGCATATTTCCATTATGAAGTTTCATGACACGTTTCACGAAAGATAAACCAAGTCCAAAGTGACTTTCTTGAGAGGGTGTTCTTGCTTGGTCCTCTTTATAGAAAAGATTTCCAGCATGTTGTAATACATTTTTTGAAAAACTAGATTGATTATTCCATATGGTTAGAACTAATCGATTATTTTCTTGTGACATTGTTAGCTGGATCTTTGCATCATTTTCTTTTTGATGCTGTATTGCATTATTAATAATATTGGTGATTGCTCGAAAAAATAGATTGGAATGAATGGCAATTTGTGTCGATGGAGTTACTGTATTTGAAAAAACAAAATGTGTATTTCTGGGGAGTAAAGGAGTGATATGTTCCTTCAATTGGTGAGCTACTTGTTTAATTGATATTTTTTCAAGTTGAATATCATGGTCGTAAAAGGTTTTGGAGTATTGGATAAAGTGGTTAAAATAATCGTTTAACTGAATACTTGCTTGCTCAAGGTCTTTAAGACATTCCATTGTTTGAGGTGTTTGCTCAGTGGATTGTAAGAATTCAGCATTTCCTCTGATAACAGTTAGAGGGCTACGAAGATCATGTGCAGCACTAGATACTTGAAACATGAGTTCTTTTTTTTGATCTTTTTCATTTTGAATTCTATTTTTTATATCAGATTGCATTTTTTCGATCAGATCATTTGTTTCAATGAATTCTTTAATCTGCAAATGGTGATGTTCATTTTTAGTGAAATATAGACCACTATGATAAACCATGTTCATTTCTTTTTGAATCTTGGTTAATAATTGTCTAATATTCATTACAATGATAAAAATTAAAATGATACAAAGATAAATCCAAGAACTGACGCTGAAAAATAAAGCAAAGCGATTGGCATTTTTCTCATTAATTCCAGATACAGAAGATAGAAGAGCTGGAACTATGTAAAAAAGTATCAGACATAGAAGAAATTGCCAAATGATTTTAAGATAGGTACGCTTAATGAGCTGTTTGATTGTCAATTCTTTTTCCATTTGTATCCTCCTCCCCAAACGGTTTTGATGGGGTCAATTTGATGAATCTTAAATTTTTGTCTAATTTGATAGATGTATTCAGTAATGGATCGTAGTTGTGCATCAGAGTCTACAGGATAGAGGTAATTGTAAAGTTCTTCTATGCTAAATATTCGGTTCTCATTTTTTGCTAAAAGATAAAGTAAATCAAACTCTCGCTTAGTTAATGAAATTCTCTTTGATTGATAATAAACTTCTTGACTATCTCGATAAAAAGTTATATTTGACTCCATCTCTTCTTTAGAGGCGTTGTGAGATCTTTCTTCCCTACGAAGATGCATTTGAATTCTTGCAATCAATTCCTTTATGCTGAATGGTTTTGTGATGTAATCATCGGCTCCGGCTTGTATTCCTTTTAGTAAATCTTCTTCAAAATCTTTGGCGGTTAGAAATAGAATTGGAGTAGTAATTTGTGAACGAATGGAACGACAGATTTCTAAACCAGAAATAGGCATCATGACATCAAGTAAAATTAGATCGAATCCAGTAAAGTCACAGATATTGATCTCCTCTATATTTTTACGAGTTTCCACGTGAAAGTTGTTCGCTTTTAATGCATTCGCTATTAATCGTAAGATTTTTTCATCATCGTCAATGGCTAAAATTTTATACTTCATAGTTCCTCCAATTATATGAGCATATTATAGCAAATCTAGAATGCAATTTGTTAGAAATGAAGAAAATAATTATTCTGATAATTTCCTGATTTTCTCCTGTTATACTTGCTCCAAGTGAAGGTGGAATTTCACTAAAAGTCAGAAAGGAAAAAGAATGAATGATAACAATTCAAAAGCTACATAAGGAATATAATAATAAAATTGTCCTTCAAAACGTGTCTTTCAAAGCTAAGAAAGGTGAGATTACTGGATTGATTGGACCGAATGGATCTGGAAAATCAACTTTAATCAGAATTTTACTTGGTTTAGAAAATAGTCAAATGGGCATGGCGTTAATCGATGGAAAAAAATACTCTCAATTGGGAGATAATCCTTTTTGTATTGTTGGATCATTCCTAGACAGTTGTCAACCTTATCCAACAAGAACAGGATTTCAGCATCTTCGGTGGATTGGCTTGGCTTGTGGCGTTGACAAAAATAGGTGCAACGAATGTTTAGAGTTGGTGGGGTTAAGTGAAGCTAAAAATAAAAAAGTAAAAGACTATTCATTAGGAATGAAGCAACGTCTTGGGTTAGCAACAGCCTTATTAGCAAATCCTGACATCTTAATTTTAGATGAACCAATCAATGGACTAGATCCAGAAGGAATACGCTGGGTACGCAATTTTTTGCAGTCTTTTGTCAATGAAGGTAAGACTGTATTAATGACAAGTCATTATATGAGTGAGTTAGAATTAACTGTAGATCATTTGGTTGGGATTTCTAATGGGAAGATTGTTATTGATGCTCCTACCAAAGACATTTTGAAACAGTTTGGATCTTTTGAGGAGGCATATTTTAAGGCACTCGAAGGGAAAGAAGGTGAATAATATGTTGAAGCGTTCCTTTTTTAGTGACCTCTATAAATATTGTAGTTTACCTACTTTTAAATTCACTTTTTTTCTTATTTTGGGAGTCAGCATATTTTTTTCAATTCAAAATATCCAGGTGATAAATGCTTTAGTAGAAGGAAATGGACAGGCTGTTAACCTTGATCCATCTATGCTATCATCGAATCCAGTCTATACAGTCAGAGATGCTCTCTT of Streptococcus sp. S5 contains these proteins:
- a CDS encoding ABC transporter ATP-binding protein, whose translation is MSQKRFSYLKRLFRDFAHHPGLLILASLGTIAQVALTVWLPILIGHAVDLVINPQGMTVLWPVLIQMVLVIVVNTLIQWINPLVYNQLVYRFSQSLRAEVMEKVHRLPLSYLDKQGSGDFVSRLTTDVEQLNSGLLMVFNQFFVGLLTILVTIVTMADLDFFMMVAVLVLTPLSLVIARFIAKRSYTLFQKQTKARGLQTQLIEESLTQESLIQSFNAQDQFRTAFKGTNESYANYSQSAVFYSSTVNPATRFVNALIYAVVAGFGAVRIISGSHFTVGQLVTFLNYVNQYTKPFNDISSVLSELQSALACAERLYSVLDQTEVEETGHQILESQDVKGAIGFEHVSFGYDLGRTLIKDLTIQVPAASKVAIVGPTGAGKSTLINLLMRFYPVNSGEITIDGVPITDYTRASYRQQFGMVLQETWLKVGTIHENIAFSRPDATREEVIEAAKAANADFFIRQLPQGYDTYLSDAGESLSQGQRQLLTIARVFLSVPKILILDEATSSIDTRTEVLIQDAFNQLMKGRTSFIIAHRLSTIQNADMILVMVDGDIVEHGTHEELMQAQGVYYKMQTAQQQIS
- a CDS encoding amino acid ABC transporter ATP-binding protein → MAKLKIDVHDLHKYYGENEVLKGISTKFYEGDVVCIIGPSGSGKSTFLRSLNLLEEVTKGQITVNGYDLTDPKTNVDLVRENIGMVFQHFNLFPHMSVLENIMFAPVEHKLMTREEAQKVGMELLEKVGLADKADANPNSLSGGQKQRVAIARGLAMNPDIMLFDEPTSALDPEMVGDVLNVMKELAEQGMTMIIVTHEMGFARQVANRVIFTADGEFLEDGKPDQIFDNPQHPRLKEFLDKVLNV
- a CDS encoding amino acid ABC transporter substrate-binding protein/permease, producing the protein MKKKLLACLLFLFPIVAFAGHAHAETIKVVFDTAYAPFEFKDSDQTYKGIDVEILDKVAEINGWDLDKSFPGFDAAVNAVQAGQADAIMAGMTKTTEREKVFTMSDTYYDTKVVIATTKADKITKYSQLKGKTVGVKNGTAAQRFLDKNKDKYGYKIKTFDTGDLMYNSLTAGAVDAVMDDQPVIQYAIQKGQDLAINMDGEAVGGFAFGVKKGGNHEKLITEFNKALAQIKADGTLDKIIKKWTGESQSSSNSAIPETTTPAGQKATPKKSKYSISSDSSFAPFVFQNGKNKYTGIDMDLIKAIAKDQGFTIEIDNPGFDAAVSDVQSGHAQGMIAGMTVTDARKETFDFSEPYYTANSILAVQESSKIDSYDDLKGKTVGVKNGTSSQNFLEENQKKYGYKIKTFSDGASMYDSLNSGSVAAIMDDEPVIKYAIKQGRKFKTPIEGTPSGQLAFAVKKGENPELIEMFNNGLANLKKSGQYQKILDKYLKSDSKSSTSSTTADETTIWGLLQNNYKQLLSGLGVTLALALLSFAIAMVIGVIFGMFSVSPYKWLRWTAEIFVDVIRGIPLMILAAFIFWGIPNLIESVTGHQSPINDFVAGTIALSLNAAAYIAEIVRGGIQAVPIGQMEASRSLGISYGKTMRKIILPQATKLMLPNFVNQFVIALKDTTIVSAIGLVELFQTGKIIIARNYQSFKMYAILAVFYLVIITLLTRFAKKLEKKVN
- a CDS encoding CPBP family intramembrane glutamic endopeptidase; the protein is MKKVKMIQDIKTNTSWPVLISTLFYVLLASLFIEGGLWIGSELVGPFSLVIGFLAEFFSPGNGTASIQEFFYHYLLYYELFSFVIILFLFIFWVKVIEKNALSSLGFVKRNWLKYLVWGILMSLVQMGVIALIYQVSGIGTFELNELSLEPILFILGLFPFWLLQGGTEEVATRGWLLTRIAARTNLPLAIAISSSLFGILHMGNAGVTFLSVLNIILDGVLAGLLFIYTDSIWLVVAQHGTWNYVQGNLLGFQVSGTGADASIFSFTMGDGPDWLTGGAFGAEGSIITTLVLLVSLVIVYRLGERKEKFAD
- a CDS encoding sensor histidine kinase, translating into MEKELTIKQLIKRTYLKIIWQFLLCLILFYIVPALLSSVSGINEKNANRFALFFSVSSWIYLCIILIFIIVMNIRQLLTKIQKEMNMVYHSGLYFTKNEHHHLQIKEFIETNDLIEKMQSDIKNRIQNEKDQKKELMFQVSSAAHDLRSPLTVIRGNAEFLQSTEQTPQTMECLKDLEQASIQLNDYFNHFIQYSKTFYDHDIQLEKISIKQVAHQLKEHITPLLPRNTHFVFSNTVTPSTQIAIHSNLFFRAITNIINNAIQHQKENDAKIQLTMSQENNRLVLTIWNNQSSFSKNVLQHAGNLFYKEDQARTPSQESHFGLGLSFVKRVMKLHNGNMHLENIHNGAQVILTIPIII
- a CDS encoding response regulator transcription factor, whose product is MKYKILAIDDDEKILRLIANALKANNFHVETRKNIEEINICDFTGFDLILLDVMMPISGLEICRSIRSQITTPILFLTAKDFEEDLLKGIQAGADDYITKPFSIKELIARIQMHLRREERSHNASKEEMESNITFYRDSQEVYYQSKRISLTKREFDLLYLLAKNENRIFSIEELYNYLYPVDSDAQLRSITEYIYQIRQKFKIHQIDPIKTVWGGGYKWKKN
- a CDS encoding ABC transporter ATP-binding protein, which codes for MITIQKLHKEYNNKIVLQNVSFKAKKGEITGLIGPNGSGKSTLIRILLGLENSQMGMALIDGKKYSQLGDNPFCIVGSFLDSCQPYPTRTGFQHLRWIGLACGVDKNRCNECLELVGLSEAKNKKVKDYSLGMKQRLGLATALLANPDILILDEPINGLDPEGIRWVRNFLQSFVNEGKTVLMTSHYMSELELTVDHLVGISNGKIVIDAPTKDILKQFGSFEEAYFKALEGKEGE